One genomic region from Lathamus discolor isolate bLatDis1 chromosome 9, bLatDis1.hap1, whole genome shotgun sequence encodes:
- the RAP2C gene encoding ras-related protein Rap-2c yields the protein MREYKVVVLGSGGVGKSALTVQFVTGTFIEKYDPTIEDFYRKEIEVDSSPSVLEILDTAGTEQFASMRDLYIKNGQGFILVYSLVNQQSFQDIKPMRDQIVRVKRYEKVPLILVGNKVDLESEREVLSAEGRALAQEWGCPFMETSAKSKTMVDELFAEIVRQMNYASLPEKQDQCCTTCIVQ from the exons ATGCGGGAGTACAAGGTGGTGGTGCTGGGCAGCGGCGGGGTGGGGAAGTCCGCCCTGACCGTGCAGTTCGTCACCGGGACCTTCATCGAGAAGTACGACCCCACCATCGAGGACTTCTACCGCAAGGAGATCGAGGTGGACTCGTCCCCGTCGGTGCTGGAGATCCTCGACACGGCGGGCACCGAGCAGTTCGCCTCCATGCGCGATCTCTACATCAAGAACGGGCAGGGTTTCATCCTCGTCTACAGCCTGGTCAACCAGCAGTCCTTCCAG GACATCAAGCCGATGAGGGACCAGATTGTCCGGGTGAAGAGATACGAGAAAGTTCCTCTGATCCTAGTGGGGAATAAAGTGGATCTGGAGTCGGAGAGGGAGGTGTTATCTGCAGAAGGCAGAGCCCTGGCTCAGGAGTGGGGCTGCCCCTTCATGGAGACTTCAGCCAAGAGCAAAACGATGGTGGATGAACTGTTTGCTGAGATCGTCAGGCAAATGAACTATGCCTCCCTGCCTGAGAAACAAGATCAGTGTTGTACAACTTGCATCGTCCAGTGa